The following are encoded in a window of Kitasatospora fiedleri genomic DNA:
- a CDS encoding NAD kinase — protein sequence MSDRRTVFLIAHTGREAALRSVEGVVDGLLRAGMRIRLLESEAPDLDLPDGVELVPGGHGAADGCELILVAGGDGTLLRGAELARESGLPMLGINLGRVGFLAEAERDDLATVVERVVAADYEVEERMTIDVLVRTDGSVLHEDWALNEASVEKASRERMLEVVTEVDGRPVSNFGCDGVVLSTPTGSTAYAFSGGGPVVWPEVEALLMVPISAHALFARPLVTSPDSVLAVEVQPRTPNGVLWCDGRRSVELPAGARVEVRRGKVPVRLARLHRAPFTDRLVAKFALPVTGWRGRSDN from the coding sequence ATGAGCGATCGTCGTACGGTCTTCCTGATCGCGCACACCGGCCGGGAGGCGGCCCTGCGCAGCGTGGAGGGCGTGGTGGACGGCCTGCTGCGGGCGGGGATGCGGATTCGGCTGCTGGAGTCCGAGGCGCCGGACCTGGACCTGCCGGACGGGGTGGAGCTGGTGCCCGGCGGGCACGGCGCGGCGGACGGCTGCGAGCTGATCCTGGTCGCGGGCGGGGACGGCACGCTGCTGCGCGGGGCGGAGCTGGCCCGGGAGTCGGGGCTGCCGATGCTGGGCATCAACCTGGGCCGGGTGGGGTTCCTCGCCGAGGCCGAGCGCGACGACCTGGCGACCGTGGTGGAGCGGGTGGTGGCCGCCGACTACGAGGTCGAGGAGCGGATGACCATCGACGTGCTGGTGCGCACCGACGGGAGCGTGCTGCACGAGGACTGGGCGCTGAACGAGGCGTCGGTGGAGAAGGCGTCCCGGGAGCGGATGCTGGAGGTGGTCACCGAGGTGGACGGCCGCCCGGTGTCGAACTTCGGCTGCGACGGGGTGGTGCTGTCCACGCCGACCGGCTCCACGGCGTACGCGTTCTCCGGCGGCGGGCCGGTGGTGTGGCCGGAGGTGGAGGCGCTGCTGATGGTGCCGATCAGCGCGCACGCGCTGTTCGCCCGGCCGCTGGTGACCTCGCCGGACTCGGTGCTGGCGGTGGAGGTGCAGCCGCGGACCCCGAACGGGGTGCTGTGGTGCGACGGCCGCCGTTCGGTCGAACTCCCGGCCGGGGCGCGGGTGGAGGTCCGCCGGGGCAAGGTCCCGGTGCGGCTGGCCCGGCTGCACCGGGCCCCGTTCACCGACCGGCTGGTCGCCAAGTTCGCTCTCCCGGTGACGGGTTGGCGCGGCCGGTCGGACAACTGA